In Nodosilinea sp. PGN35, the genomic stretch GGAAGAAGGCGGCAGCAAACAGGGTGTAGACCGGCAGCCGAGCCCCGCAGGACATGAAGGGGTTCATCAGAATGGTGAGAATGCGATCGCGGCGGCTCTCCAGGGTGCGGGTGGCCATAATTGCGGGCACGTTGCAGCCAAAGCCCACCAGCATGGGCACAAAGGATTTGCCGGGCAGACCGACAAACCGCATAAAGCGATCCATCACAAAGGCGGCCCGGGCCATATAGCCGCTGTCTTCTAAAAAGGCCATAAACAAAAAGAGGCAGGCAATCACCGGAATAAACGTGGCCACGGTCTGAATGCCGCCGCCCATGCCATTGGCCAGCGCCACCGTGACTAAATCCGGCAGGCCAATGGCTGCCAGTAGGCGACCCAGGCCATCGACAAAAATAGTGCCAAACAAAATGTCAAAGAAGTCGATGAAGGCGCTGCCCACGTTGATGGCAAACATAAACAGCACATACATCACCCCCAAAAAGATGGGAATGCCTAGCCAGCGGTTCAGCACGATCTGGTCGATCTGATCGGATTTGGTGACGCTGACCTGCCGAGGTCGGGAGGCCACGTCGTTGACCAGGCGATGGGCATAACCATAGCGGCTGTCGGCTACGGCAATGTCGATGTCTTCGCCCAGCACTTGGTGAATGCGGTGGCGCTGCTCCGCCACCTGGTGCACCAGATCAGGGGAGAGGTTAGGCCCGTCGCTGTCGTCGTACTCCAGCAGTTTGAGCGCCATCCAGCGATCGCGGGGGGTGGGGCGGCTGGCCCCGGCGATCGCCGGTATCAGCACCGACAACGCCTCTTCAATCACCGTTGGGTAGACCACCTGGGCCTGGGGCCGATAGGGAGCCCGCAAAAAATCGTGCAGGCAGTGCCTGAGATCTTCAATGCCCTGCCCCTTGGCTGCCACCATTGCCACAACCGGACAGCCCAGCCGTTCTGACAACAGTTTGGCGCTGACTCGGGTACCGTGCTCCTGGGCCACATCGGTCATATTCAGCGCTACCACCAGGGGAAGGCCCATCTCCAGTATTTGAGTGGTGAGGTAGAGGTTGCGCTCCAGGTTTGACGCATCGACAATGTCCACCACCACCTGGGCAGTACCGGAGAGCAAATAGTTGCGGGCGATCGCTTCGTCGATACTGCCCTCTGAGTCCGAATCAATGGCGTAGATACCGGGCAAATCGACTACCGTAACCGCCTGTTCGCCGTAGCGATAGCGGCCTTCCTTGCGATCGACGGTGACACCGGGCCAGTTGCCCACCTGCTGATTCGCTCCGGTGAGAGCGTTGAATAGGGTGGTTTTGCCGCAGTTGGGGTTGCCCAGGAGGGCGATGGTGGGGGGAGTCATAGGGGTAGGGAGGGTGGGGAGTGGGGGGTGGGAGGGTTATGGTGCAGGGTCTACGGTGCAAGGTTTAAAGTGCTGCCGCCAACTGAGGCTGCTCCCCCGTAAACCGTGAACCGTAAACCGCCTACCCCTAGACCCCCTCAACTTTCAGCGCTGCGGCCTCACCCTTTCTCAGGCTGAGTTTGTAGCCGCGCACTTCAATTTCAATGGGATCGCCCATGGGGGCCTGGCGGGTGACGGTGAAATAGGTGCCGGGGGTGAGCCCCATCGGCAGCAGCTTCTCGCGGTAGGCGCGATGGGCGTTTTCGTAGCCCACAATGCGGCCAGATTGGCCCACCGCCAGGGCACCCAGGTGGAGGGATGCTGGGATCACGCCGTCTGCGGTGACGGGCTGGGCTGGGGCTGGCTGTGTCATGGCTTGTGCTTCCGTGAGTTGGCTTGTGGCGACCTGCACGGCTGTCATCTGGGCGGTTGTCACCAAAACTCGATGGGCCATGCCCGACCCCAGGCCAATGCGGCACCCCTGAAGCCCGACAATGACGGAGCCACTTTCGGTACGGCTGACTACGGCAATCTCGCAGCCCTGCACGATTCCCACATCCATTAGACGGCGCACCAGGCGACGGCCGCCTTGGATACTCACAACCCAGACGCGATCGCCTATGGCGGCCATAGTTAGGGGCAAGGATGCCGAGACGGCCGCCCCAGGCGCGAC encodes the following:
- the feoB gene encoding Fe(2+) transporter permease subunit FeoB; translation: MTPPTIALLGNPNCGKTTLFNALTGANQQVGNWPGVTVDRKEGRYRYGEQAVTVVDLPGIYAIDSDSEGSIDEAIARNYLLSGTAQVVVDIVDASNLERNLYLTTQILEMGLPLVVALNMTDVAQEHGTRVSAKLLSERLGCPVVAMVAAKGQGIEDLRHCLHDFLRAPYRPQAQVVYPTVIEEALSVLIPAIAGASRPTPRDRWMALKLLEYDDSDGPNLSPDLVHQVAEQRHRIHQVLGEDIDIAVADSRYGYAHRLVNDVASRPRQVSVTKSDQIDQIVLNRWLGIPIFLGVMYVLFMFAINVGSAFIDFFDILFGTIFVDGLGRLLAAIGLPDLVTVALANGMGGGIQTVATFIPVIACLFLFMAFLEDSGYMARAAFVMDRFMRFVGLPGKSFVPMLVGFGCNVPAIMATRTLESRRDRILTILMNPFMSCGARLPVYTLFAAAFFPRAGQNIVFLLYLIGMGTAIVTGLIMKYTLLKGEAAPFVMELPTYHLPTLKGVLMRTWERLKSFVIRAGRVIVAMVMVLSLLNSIGLDGSIGNEDSENSILSALSQRVTPVFAPMGLTQDNWPATVGIFTGVFAKEAVVGTLDSLYSQLARDEAAAAGVDLGGDDFDFFGSIGEAFATIPANLAALPGTLLDPLGLAIGNVSDLDAAAAEQAVTHTTFGQMALRFDGRVGAFAYLLFVLMYFPCAAAMGAVYRETNAGWTTFVGVWTTALAYWSAVMYYQVMTFARHPASAAAWIAGLTGAAIATILLMRYSRLARRRRSLLVEG
- a CDS encoding ferrous iron transport protein A gives rise to the protein MEHNFLSTAPSAALEAEVLDITFVGGTADLGDAPASGGDWGATDGVAPGAAVSASLPLTMAAIGDRVWVVSIQGGRRLVRRLMDVGIVQGCEIAVVSRTESGSVIVGLQGCRIGLGSGMAHRVLVTTAQMTAVQVATSQLTEAQAMTQPAPAQPVTADGVIPASLHLGALAVGQSGRIVGYENAHRAYREKLLPMGLTPGTYFTVTRQAPMGDPIEIEVRGYKLSLRKGEAAALKVEGV